The stretch of DNA TTATCTTTGATGACTCGATCAACTATAGTAGACGAAGGATGACCTAATCTATAGTGCCACCTAGAAGCTGTTGGAGTCGAAACGTGATGAACTTGAGATATAGGCGGCAAAGGGTAAAGGCCATCACGACATCTTCCTtgaagaagaagtttcttcGTGGCTAGGTCCTTAACACAAAAGAAAGAGGTGTGAAATTCAAGAAAAACATCATTATCTGATGTAAATTGATGAACGGATAACAAATTCTTTTGTGAATCAGGAACATGGAGGATGTTGTTGAAAGAGAAATCACGAGTGGGGGTATGATAAACAGATTTACCAATGTGGGTGATGCGCGTACCTTTGCCATTGGCAGTGTGTATCTGATCCTTGCCTGAGTATCGTTCACGTGTCGAGAGCTTCTCTAGATCATTGGTGATATTATCAGTAGATCCGGAGTCGAAGTACCAATTAGTATCAACTCCATAATAAGGAACAGCAGACGCTGTTGACTTTTGTGGCCCTTGTCTGATTGGTTTGGCACCTCCATCCCGTGGGGGAACATACCTTTTGTTGAACCTATACCAGCAATCATGAACTGTGTGCCCATATCTCTCACAGAGCTGGCAGAGCGGCCCTTCATCTTGGTCTTCAGTGCCAGAGGTGCGAGAATTTGAATTATTTGAGGAATTGGAGTTGTAGCCACGGCCTGATCCTGAGCCACGACCACGTCCTCGAGAATTGCCCTGGCCACGGCCTCGCGATGCAGTGTTGGCGGAGGAGTATGACCGGAACTCCTCCGTGCGTTGCTGAACTAGCCGAGCCTCATAGGACAATAATTGTGCATAGACATCGCTGAGTGTCAAGGTGTCCTTGATGGATATTGAAGAGACAAATGGATTATATTCTGAATCTAATCTGTTTAGGATGTATCcaatgagatcatcatcttCTAACTTCTTGCCAGCAGCTGCCACCCATCAGCGATGCCCTTCATCTTGCTATAGTAAATAGCAGCAGATGCATCTCCCTTCTTCTCCCGAGATAACTGAGAACGAAGCTGCAAAATCTTGGAACGCGACTGAGACGCGAACATCTCGTTAACGGTCTTCCACAGCTGCGCAGCATGTTCATGAGAAGAAACTTGAACCAAGATTTCCGAGGTCATGGAGGAGAGGAGATAGGCAAGAAGTTGATGATCTTGAGCAATCCAGGTGATATGTGATGTATTTTCAACTTCTTCTTCAGATTCATCCGTCTTCTTGACGCGGATTGTGGAGGAAGGCTGCGGAAGGGATCCATCTAGAATTCCCATCAGGCGTGACCCGCGAACAGCAGGCAAGACTTGTGCTCGCCACACAAGAAAGTTGCCTCGGTTGAGCTTCTCCGAGACGGGGATGTTGAGGATTGTTGAAGCCATCGAGGAACTCGTCGAAGCCATGAGCATCGACGACGAAAAATTGCAATGTGCAACTAGATGTTCCTTGTGGAGGATTGGCTCTTATACCATGTGGAATTAGACAGAACAGCTTTCCCCTGAGGGCAGCCATGATGTTCATTATATAGCCCAGCATATGTCCTAGGCACAGACGAGTACAAGACCATCTCCTAGTAGGAGAGGATAATTACAAGGATAGGACTCTGAGTCCTTCGTACATACAGTGTAGAAGTCCTAACCTGATACATATCTCTACATAGGCATCATCGGGCGATAAAGCATCTCGGTTAGCTGATTGGGTATGTATCAGGTGCAAATTATGGAAATTTCAATCTAAGttattggatcaacatccaaggggtatggggaattgggtaattttacaatctggacccgcTCTTGGATTgtgtaatcacacttttgcaaatctctCCTCCCACCTCTCTGTGCTCCTTTcattggatgttgatctgatggtctagatttaagttttcatagtttgcactgAGAGCCCTAGCTGATTGATATCATCTGTAAATAAGCTCCTAAGCGATGGGGGCTAAACACTTTAGTCTTAATTTGATACTTTAGGCGTGATGACAGAGAGGTGCAGAGCTGGAAACCCAACGCGTCGAGTGGTGGCTCCCTATCCACGGGTTCAAGCCGTGTCTTcgtctattttctttttccataaTCTCAATGTCTCCCAATAtatacctttttttttcttgaacaaaTTGGCATTAGACTGATGAACTGAAACAGCAAATCACGAAGAGTTCGCAATCCTCCCACACGCCCTTGTTTAAAGAGCAAATCACGAAGAGTTCGCAATCCTCCCACACGCCCTTGTTTAAAGCAGCAAAATTCCATGAGGAGCAACCACTAGCAACCACTCCGTAACTTTGGAGCTCGAACGAGGAGACATTATTATTTTTAGTATTTCCAAAGATGAGTAAATTTccatatattttctttttaacAAAAAACATGGGCTTTTGAACTCGAACATGGGCTTTCTACGCAGCCCAATCAGACCAGGTCGGCCGATGGCACCTTCTGCCACGCCCGTGTCCGGTGGCCcacctgtgggccccacctgtcgtgCCAAGCAGGGAAATATCTcctccctccgcgccgccgctggagaGGGATTAGCTAGGGTTCCATCCAGCCCAGCCCGGGGGTGGTGATTATTCCCCATCCACGCTTGGCTTCCCACCCTATAAAGCGCTCCTCGATCCAGACCTTTGCCAAAAATAACAAGGCGCAGAGGCAACCTCGATTCGACGTGCGCTTCCTCCTCGCTCGCGGGTACCTTTCCGTCATCGTCTCGTCTTTCAGCTAGATCTCTCCTGCTCGATCTGCTCAGACCGCGCTGCAATTTTTTCTGCGACCCGATCTAATCTATTCACGGGTAGCTACTGTTACGCCtcattgagtttttttttctctccatcTGTTCCACCATGAGACGTCAGTTGTAGGCTTTGCCGAGGTTTACGAGTTCGTGCAGCAGCCCTGATCTGAAGCTAAACTCTCCTTTTTGTTTCGAATCTGACACAATCCCCCCATGCTTTTGGCATGTCAGGTTACATATGTGTAGGCTCAACTTGGATGTGCAGTTTGACCTCTTTTTTCTCGTTTTTCCTTTTGAACGGATAGAGCTGACCTCTGTGCTGCCCTGTTCCTCGATGCGAGCGTAGTTAGATTTCTGTATCCGTTGTTTGCAGATTTGCGTCATGTTTGGCCTCAGGAAACTTAACGTTGTTTCTGCAAATTAGTGAAGGGTCAGCTGATTAAATCAATTTTGGCGAGACTCTACAACTGCTGCTTCTGTTTTATCTAAATTGGCTTATATTATCAGTCATCAGGCTTTGGAAAATTATCCCACGCAAGAGGAAGTTTAAAAAACAACCATCATAGAGTGAACGTTTTTATTGGTTGATTTGTACTCTATTCTGCCATATTTGCTTATATTGTACATGTCTTTCTTTATGTTCTCAAGAGATGTCTGACGTTGAGGAGTACCGTTGCTTCATCGGGAACCTGTCATGGTCGACAACTGATGAGAGCCTCAAGGATGCATTCGGCAAATTTGGAAACCTCACTGAGGCAAAGGTGACATGAAGAGTCCCTCATATTTAGTTTTGCTGGAAGTTAATATCAGAGATTGTGTTGGTAACTGTTGCTTAGGATTTATGTGCATGAACTGTCCAATTATTTCAACCAATTTTTACTAGGCACCAATGCCAAAAGCCTAATCAGTTTTGTATTTCACAACATAGAGTAATATTATGCTAGAGCTATGTTAGTTTGCCCCCGTAGGATCCTAAATCCATCTAAGTTGGTCTAACACAACTTTTCTCTTGCTCTGTCTTGATTGTTAACTTTTGTCATATGGTTTGATATTCAAAGGTTTCGAACAAACTAGTCTTAGAATATTAATACAGTATTGTTATCAATATTCGTGTATGCTGTTTAATTACTGACTTCCTGAACACCTTGTGCAACTCCTTTTCATGTCTTCCTGAAGACCTTCtgcaatgtttttttttatttgcctCCACTAAAGTCACTGAATGATCCAGTAACTTCTAACTTAAAACAAATTTGCtttgtattttatttgttaTCTAGCATGGCCTTTTAATTATTGTTACTTTAAGTTAGTTTTTTTTGGTAACATGCAGGTGGTTCTTGACAAATTTTCTGGCCGCTCTCGTGGTTTCGGCTTTGTAACATTTGATGAGAAGAAAGCTATGGAAGATGCTATTGAAGGAATGAATGGACTGGACTTGGACGGGAGGAACATTACTGTCGATAAAGCTCAGCCACAAGGGCTTGGTAGAGATCGTAATGGTGACCGTGATTATGACCGTGGATCTCGTTATGACCGTGGCCGTGactatggtggtggtggtggtggtggacgtGCAccacgtggcggcggcggcgggggggacTGCTTCAAGTGTGGAAAACCTGGTCATTTTGCTAGGGAGTGCCCATCTGGGGATGGTGGGAGAGGGGATAGATATGGTGGCAGAGATGACAggtatggcggcggcggcagtcgtTATGGATCTgaccgtggtggtggtggtgaccgATACTCTGGCCGTAGCCGAGATGGTGGCAGCTACGGGGGCGACCGCTACAACCGTGACCGGTCTGGTCCCTACTGATGGCCTAGATCTTGAGCAGTATGTGCCATCCAGGTATGAAATCTATCTGCTATTATAAAGGTTTGTTATCGTGTGTCTGGAACTTTGTGATCCTGTAGCTGGAGAACTATGATGTACCGTGAGAAGATCATGCTTTGTTATAGACCGTATTACTGACTGGTTTGTTATCATTTCCTGCTTGCCAGGCATATGACTTGGTCATAGTGCTTGGCTCTTGGATCCTGCTTGTTTTGCTTGATATGCTATTTGGCTGGATTTTGTCGCTGTGTGTTGATGGTCTCGATCCTAGTTATGCTTATGGGGATGCCTGGGATATGGGGGTTGGATGGCAAGTTACTGTTCACGTTGTGTTCTTTCTGGGGAATCAAGGGATCGGCTGAATTCTGCTTGAACACACGTACAAGAAAAATCATCTCTTCTGAAAGCAAGCTATGAATCATCCATAAGGGAAAAATTAAATGGTAAATCATTTCAATCTTTTATCTTCAATATTGTGTTACAACGTCATTCTCAAATGACTGTTTTGTTTTGGCAGGCTTCTTTTTGGTTATTTGTTATCTTGTTCTGGATTGGTTGCTACTGTCATTCTGGATTGGTTACTAGTGTCCTGAGATCATTTCAGTTGCCCCATCTTAGTCTGGCGAGTGGTTCCACGATTGCAAAGTGTTCTGAGGACCACTGCAAAGATATTCCTCTTTTGCTCTGTTGCATGTACATTCGCATTGGAGGACCTGCAGTGTAGCATCC from Panicum virgatum strain AP13 chromosome 9K, P.virgatum_v5, whole genome shotgun sequence encodes:
- the LOC120649181 gene encoding glycine-rich RNA-binding protein RZ1A-like, with the protein product MSDVEEYRCFIGNLSWSTTDESLKDAFGKFGNLTEAKVVLDKFSGRSRGFGFVTFDEKKAMEDAIEGMNGLDLDGRNITVDKAQPQGLGRDRNGDRDYDRGSRYDRGRDYGGGGGGGRAPRGGGGGGDCFKCGKPGHFARECPSGDGGRGDRYGGRDDRYGGGGSRYGSDRGGGGDRYSGRSRDGGSYGGDRYNRDRSGPY